A window from Kluyveromyces lactis strain NRRL Y-1140 chromosome E complete sequence encodes these proteins:
- a CDS encoding uncharacterized protein (similar to uniprot|Q3E756 Saccharomyces cerevisiae YBL029C-A) has product MSFVPIIFGKKDWDSRHPLESQYSGIYCPNCHNFQVKPVKRREFISLWFVPVCPIFWGNQLHCPICNWRQDFKTEEQLQKVMNEQNKLRQA; this is encoded by the coding sequence ATGTCATTTGTACCGATCATCTTTGGTAAAAAAGATTGGGATTCCAGACATCCATTGGAGTCTCAGTACAGTGGGATATATTGCCCAAATTGTCATAATTTTCAAGTGAAGCCGGTCAAGAGAAGAGAGTTTATCTCACTTTGGTTCGTGCCGGTGTGCCCAATTTTCTGGGGCAACCAATTGCATTGTCCGATCTGTAATTGGCGCCAAGACTTCAAGACAGAGGAACAGTTGCAAAAAGTGATGAACGAACAGAACAAGTTGCGACAGGCGTAG
- a CDS encoding uncharacterized protein (some similarities with uniprot|P38201 Saccharomyces cerevisiae YBL029W Hypothetical ORF), with protein sequence MSWSQGNVSDVFSLGYDFSSNVAYPNLLLDTELESNLESDVTDELQLQPQVSDFSMSLADAYTFNYTDNTTASASSGRISNASSTAGTGDDTAETATTTATTPLPRQRRYSKNNRQTPPSSSSASPCGNPNSQSGSISSNSSKKVSDSRLSARGLAEVLNLSSPAEALYREKFILDIFEKELHYPLGYKTWVRGTTKEYRTRILYQLHQRVKTRYPEYDEKVLEIIIRRATYYMMQSRLRRERRARAKANKSKSTQRISKNDYSSSRNAGNENGDMDVTSFDFGVNSNSFVTGNAFLM encoded by the coding sequence ATGTCGTGGTCTCAGGGAAATGTATCAGATGTGTTCAGTTTAGGATACGACTTCAGTAGTAACGTTGCGTACCCGAATTTGCTTTTAGATACGGAGCTCGAATCAAATTTGGAGTCAGATGTTACGGATGAGTTACAATTACAACCACAGGTGTCGGACTTTTCTATGTCTTTAGCTGATGCCTACACTTTCAATTATACCGATAATACTACTGCCAGTGCCAGCAGTGGCAGGATTAGCAATGCTAGTTCTACCGCTGGCACTGGTGACGACACTGCCGAGACAGCGACGACGACGGCGACAACGCCGCTACCCCGTCAAAGACGGTACTCGAAGAATAACCGTCAAACACcaccatcttcatcttctgcaTCTCCTTGCGGGAACCCAAACTCGCAGTCTGGCTCGATCTCTAGCAATTCGTCGAAAAAAGTGTCTGATTCAAGGCTCTCGGCAAGAGGATTGGCTGAAGTGTTGAATTTGAGTTCCCCCGCAGAAGCGTTATACAGGGAAAAATTTATCTTGGACATCTTCGAAAAGGAATTGCACTATCCATTGGGTTATAAGACTTGGGTCCGGGGTACTACAAAGGAGTATAGAACCAGGATTTTATACCAACTGCATCAGCGCGTTAAGACCAGGTATCCCGAGTACGATGAAAAAGTGTTAgagatcatcatcagaagagCCACTTACTATATGATGCAATCAAGGTTAAGACGAGAACGTAGAGCCAGAGCCAAGGCAAACAAATCGAAATCTACACAACGGATATCGAAAAACgattattcttcttcacgGAACGCAGGAAACGAAAATGGAGACATGGACGTTACTAGTTTCGATTTCGGTGTCAATTCAAATTCGTTTGTCACAGGAAACGCTTTCTTAAtgtaa
- a CDS encoding uncharacterized protein (similar to uniprot|P38202 Saccharomyces cerevisiae YBL028C): MAKSIRASSHLNAKAIKRKGVFQKTVDARAARVAEKLKNDLLKQKLDDLKAKNNGMEVDEETLLQQERLQKEEKLESGEDSEKKVSTSGWRDARHHNYKKARLQKNKNKKGSFTKF; the protein is encoded by the coding sequence ATGGCTAAATCTATACGTGCATCTTCCCATCTAAATGCCAAGGCTATCAAACGTAAAGgtgttttccaaaaaaCTGTCGATGCCAGAGCTGCTAGAGTGGCCgagaagttgaagaacgATTTGTTGAAGCAGAAGCTCGATGACTTGAAAGCCAAGAACAACGGTATGGAAGTGGACGAGGAGACCCTGCTGCAACAGGAGAGACTGcagaaggaagaaaaactaGAATCTGGCGAGGACTCAGAAAAGAAAGTCAGTACCTCTGGCTGGAGAGACGCTAGACACCATAATTACAAGAAGGCAAGgttacaaaaaaataagaatAAGAAGGGTTCATTCACCAAGTTTTAA
- a CDS encoding 60S ribosomal protein eL19 (highly similar to uniprot|P05735 Saccharomyces cerevisiae YBR084C-A RPL19A and to uniprot|P05735 Saccharomyces cerevisiae YBL027W RPL19B Proteins component of the large (60S) ribosomal subunit): MANLRTQKRLAASVAGVGKRKIWMDPSETAEIAQANSRNAIRKLVKNGTIVKKPTRIHSRSRTRAMAESKRNGRHTGYGKRKGTKEARLPSQVVWIRRLRVLRRLLAKYRDAGKIDRHLYHSLYKSAKGNTFKHKRALVEHIIQAKADAQREKALKEEAEARRSKNRAARERRAQRVAEKREALLKEDA, from the exons AT GGCTAACTTGAGAACTCAAAAGAGACTTGCCGCTTCTGTTGCCGGTGTTGGTAAGAGAAAGATCTGGATGGATCCTTCTGAAACCGCCGAAATCGCTCAAGCCAACTCCAGAAATGCCATCAGAAAGTTGGTCAAGAACGGTACCATCGTTAAGAAGCCAACTAGAATCCACTCTAGATCCAGAACTAGAGCTATGGCTGAATCCAAGAGAAACGGTCGTCACACTGGTTACGGTAAGAGAAAGGGTACCAAGGAAGCTAGATTGCCATCCCAAGTTGTCTGGATCAGAAGATTACGTGTCTTGAGAAGATTGTTGGCCAAGTACAGAGACGCTGGTAAGATCGACAGACACTTGTACCACTCTTTGTACAAGTCTGCTAAGGGTAACACCTTCAAGCACAAGAGAGCTTTGGTTGAACACATCATCCAAGCTAAGGCTGATGCTCAACGTGAAAAggctttgaaggaagaagctgaagctAGAAGATCTAAGAACAGAGCTGctagagaaagaagagctCAAAGAGTTGctgaaaagagagaagcTTTGTTGAAGGAAGACGCTTAA
- the MIS1 gene encoding trifunctional formate-tetrahydrofolate ligase/methenyltetrahydrofolate cyclohydrolase/methylenetetrahydrofolate dehydrogenase MIS1 (highly similar to uniprot|P09440 Saccharomyces cerevisiae YBR084W MIS1 Mitochondrial C1-tetrahydrofolate synthase involved in interconversion between different oxidation states of tetrahydrofolate (THF) provides activities of formyl-THF synthetase methenyl-THF cyclohydrolase and methylene-THF dehydrogenase), with protein MLSVSVRNSLRHSSLRVLKTCSKYNPVRIPTCHYHLLSGTKIAKSIREEAFKEIKQIQIKSPSFEPCLKIIQVGTRPDSTAYVRMKLKASEESGVKCIVEKLPEDIDELALLQKIQQVNDDDSIHGLLIQLPLPRHLNEAEVTNAVSYQKDVDGFHRFNVGELSKRGGKPYFIPCTPNGCIRLLKESGIDLRGKRAVVIGRSDIVGTPVASLLKDLNATVTICHRYTENIADVVKNADVVIAACGVPNMVKPNWLKQDAIVIDVGINYVPDASKKSGRKLVGDVDFELCKDKASYITPVPGGVGPMTVAMLVQNVLLAAKRQREESTRMPHIKPLPLKIEAKVPSDIEISRKQKPKYIEAVANELGVHPSELELYGHYKAKVSPKIANRLADNENGKYVLVAGITPTPLGEGKSTTTIGLVQALSAHLHKPSIANVRQPSMGPTFGVKGGAAGGGYAQVIPMDEFNMHLTGDIHAIGAANNLLAAAIDTRMFHEATQKKHETFYKRLVPVKKGVRSFTPSMLTRLNKLGINKTNPDDLNTEEIIKFARLNIDPDTITIKRVVDVNDRMLRQITIGQAPTEKGFTRQTGFDITVASELMAILALSKDLKDLRERVGRIVIGSNYEKEPITVNDIGCAGAIAALLKDAVKPNLMQTLEGTPVLVHAGPFANISIGASSVIADRVALKLVGKPKEADESAESGYVVTEAGFDFTMGGERFFNIKCRASGLTPNAVVLVATVRALKLHGGAPDVKPGQSLPEEYLKENVDLVRNGTANMCKQIENIKQFGVPVVVAINKFESDTEAEIDAIKEAAQRVGAFDVVSTNHWAEGGKGAIKLAEAVIEASKQPSEFKFLYDVNDTVENKLSTIVQKMYGGANIEISEEAQKKIDMYRQQGFGDLPICIAKTQYSLSHDAKLKNVPTGFTFPIRDVRASIGAGYLYALAAEIQTIPGLSTHAGYMNVEIDEDGEIEGLF; from the coding sequence ATGCTAAGTGTTTCAGTCAGGAATAGTTTGAGGCACAGTTCTCTACGGGTTTTAAAAACCTGTAGCAAGTACAATCCAGTGCGTATTCCAACTTGTCATTATCATTTACTATCAGGAACCAAAATCGCGAAATCCATAAGAGAGGAAGCGTTCAAAGAGATCAAACAGATTCAAATCAAGTCTCCAAGTTTTGAACCATGTTTAAAAATTATCCAAGTTGGTACACGTCCTGACTCTACCGCATACGTGCGTATGAAGTTAAAGGCATCTGAAGAATCTGGTGTGAAATGtattgttgaaaagctGCCAGAGGACATCGATGAGCTTGCATTGTTACAGAAGATCCAGCAGGTTAATGACGATGATTCTATTCATGGGTTATTGATCCAATTACCTTTGCCTCGTCATTTAAATGAGGCTGAAGTGACAAACGCTGTTTCGTACCAAAAGGATGTCGACGGATTCCATCGTTTCAATGTTGGTGAATTATCAAAGAGAGGTGGTAAGCCATACTTCATTCCATGTACCCCTAACGGTTGTATCCgattgttgaaagaatctgGTATTGATTTGAGAGGGAAGCGCGCTGTTGTTATTGGAAGATCTGACATTGTGGGAACTCCCGTTGCATCATTGTTAAAGGATTTAAATGCAACAGTCACAATTTGCCATAGATACACTGAGAACATTGCCGATGTTGTAAAAAATGCCGATGTAGTCATAGCTGCTTGTGGTGTGCCAAACATGGTCAAACCAAACTGGTTAAAGCAAGATGCTATCGTCATTGATGTCGGTATTAACTATGTCCCAGACGCATCCAAAAAATCCGGTAGGAAGTTGGTCGGTGACGTCGACTTTGAGTTGTGTAAAGACAAGGCTTCTTACATTACACCTGTACCAGGTGGAGTTGGTCCAATGACAGTTGCGATGTTGGTTCAAAACGTTCTTTTGGCTGCCAAGAGGCAAAGAGAGGAATCCACTAGAATGCCACATATTAAACCATTGCCTCTCAAGATTGAAGCAAAAGTGCCATCTGACATTGAAATCTCAAGAAAGCAAAAGCCGAAATACATTGAAGCAGTTGCCAATGAACTTGGTGTACATCCAAGTGAACTAGAACTATATGGTCATTATAAGGCGAAAGTTTCTCCCAAAATTGCGAATAGATTGGCAGATAACGAGAACGGTAAGTACGTTCTTGTTGCCGGTATTACTCCAACTCCTTTGGGTGAAGGTAAATCGACAACCACAATAGGTTTGGTACAAGCTTTAAGTGCTCATTTACACAAACCTTCCATCGCCAACGTCAGACAGCCATCAATGGGTCCTACTTTCGGTGTGAAAGGTGGTGCTGCAGGTGGTGGGTATGCTCAGGTTATCCCAATGGATGAGTTCAACATGCATTTAACTGGTGATATTCATGCAATCGGTGCTGCTAATAACTTACTAGCAGCAGCCATAGATACAAGGATGTTCCATGAGGCTACTCAAAAGAAGCACGAAACGTTTTACAAGAGATTGGTCCCTGTTAAGAAGGGTGTCAGATCATTTACACCATCTATGTTGACAAGGTTGAACAAATTAGGAATTAACAAAACTAATCCTGATGATTTAAATACCGAggaaattatcaaattcgCACGTCTAAACATTGACCCAGACACTATTACTATCAAGAGGGTGGTTGACGTCAACGATAGAATGTTACGTCAAATCACAATTGGTCAAGCGCCAACTGAAAAGGGTTTCACAAGGCAAACAGGATTTGACATCACTGTCGCATCAGAGTTGATGGCAATTTTAGCGTTGTCTAAGGacttgaaagatttgagaGAGCGTGTCGGACGTATCGTAATTGGCTCTAACTACGAAAAAGAACCTATAACTGTTAACGACATTGGATGTGCAGGTGCCATTGCTGCACTTCTAAAGGATGCCGTAAAGCCTAACCTGATGCAAACGCTTGAAGGGACACCAGTTTTGGTTCATGCTGGTCCATTTGCAAACATCTCTATTGGCGCTTCATCAGTTATTGCTGACAGAGTTGCTTTGAAACTTGTAGGTAAGCCAAAAGAAGCTGACGAGAGTGCAGAATCTGGATATGTTGTCACTGAAGCTGGTTTCGACTTCACTATGGGAGGagaaagatttttcaacatcaagTGCAGAGCTTCTGGTCTAACTCCAAATGCAGTTGTGCTTGTTGCCACAGTCAGAGCATTGAAATTGCATGGTGGTGCCCCAGATGTTAAACCTGGTCAATCTCTGCCTGAAGAATATCTAAAGGAGAATGTGGACTTAGTGAGAAATGGTACTGCTAACATGTGcaaacaaattgaaaacattaAACAATTCGGTGTCCCTGTTGTGGTTGCTATCAATAAGTTCGAATCAGATACTGAAGCAGAAATCGATGCTATAAAGGAAGCTGCTCAAAGAGTTGGTGCCTTTGATGTCGTTTCAACAAATCACTGGGCAGAAGGTGGTAAAGGTGCCATTAAATTGGCAGAAGCTGTCATCGAGGCCTCCAAGCAACCTTCCGAATTCAAGTTCTTATATGATGTCAACGATACAGTCGAAAACAAACTTTCCACCATCGTACAAAAGATGTATGGTGGTGCTAACATCGAAATTTCTGAAGAAGctcagaagaaaattgacATGTACCGTCAACAAGGATTCGGAGACCTACCTATCTGTATTGCCAAGACCCAATATTCCTTGTCTCATGATGCCAAGTTGAAGAATGTTCCAACCGGGTTCACCTTCCCAATTAGAGACGTGAGAGCATCCATCGGAGCCGGTTATCTATATGCTCTAGCAGCTGAAATCCAAACTATTCCTGGCCTTTCAACACACGCTGGATATATGAAcgttgaaattgatgaagatggtgaaattgaaggTTTATTCTGA
- the TEC1 gene encoding Tec1p (weakly similar to uniprot|P18412 Saccharomyces cerevisiae YBR083W TEC1 transcription factor of the TEA/ATTS DNA-binding domain family regulator of Ty1 expression), translated as MSDTAIKRAGLLNSIDSHVEGSQENNISSDNSNQKQPDRSSPVVSASPSSHSSVGGATQHSGEDSAPATGSTNVDPPSWKSLNTRVFDVYINDGSQKQKHLPDILDYKPPPTETESYSDRSHLLINTGQGRKVSLPATNSMVHKKTPQSLTANRAQSLSLALEQRISEKQISPLVSNPHHLSDISINANGSTMPSAPSSGPAQPQQPQQQHLLHTRHSQSSQDLPTPMSAMSFNSSTISVPENLNNNDKWAPNVETAFINALQLVMKNGTAKIKLKDNNYGRNELISIYIKNKTGEERSKKQISSHIQVWKKSIANKIHNDIQTTKFETQLLHLIENGAEQTAENWELFENTFNEILEQEQNSIEYSRHHQNMMPTQLGYMGQNGYMLPQQNLQQQQQQQQQHYHQQQAYSTMPIPHTVFVPQGASVPILPYHIPMKKEPATPIEFAQELYGSLKSFKCVPVNPYEPYKPYQYTSQLQQGAIQTPLSSGVNSHQPQTRPGVPQVYSNGTAAGTATMNTAVTSASQIPIIQTQPPLSVSSPSIQSLYQVAKEVENQQKKLIDERYQRQNLQQSHHLPHFSINQSPNQSHQYQPKDLPRRHPILPPASQLNATPSPVISNINPARS; from the coding sequence ATGTCGGATACTGCAATTAAAAGGGCGGGTCTCTTGAACAGTATCGACTCTCATGTGGAAGGTTCTCAGGAAAACAACATCAGTAGTGATAATTCAAATCAGAAACAGCCTGACCGTTCGTCACCTGTCGTATCGGCATCGCCCTCGTCCCATTCATCAGTCGGAGGCGCTACCCAACATTCTGGCGAAGACTCGGCGCCTGCAACAGGTTCCACAAACGTAGATCCACCATCCTGGAAATCTTTAAATACAAGAGTATTTGACGTTTACATTAACGATGGGTCTCAGAAGCAGAAACATTTGCCTGATATATTGGATTACAAACCTCCACCAACGGAAACGGAGTCCTATTCCGATAGATCCCACCTTCTAATCAATACTGGTCAAGGAAGGAAAGTGTCTCTCCCTGCGACCAACAGTATGGTTCATAAAAAGACACCACAGTCTTTGACAGCCAACAGAGCGCAGAGTTTATCTCTTGCATTAGAACAGCGAATCTCAGAGAAACAGATTAGTCCATTAGTTTCCAATCCACATCATTTATCCGATATTAGCATCAACGCAAATGGTTCTACTATGCCCTCAGCTCCATCGAGTGGGCCAGCACAACCACAACAACCACAACAACAACACTTGTTACATACTCGCCATTCTCAATCATCGCAAGATTTACCAACCCCAATGTCTGCGatgtctttcaattctagCACCATAAGTGTTCCGGAGAACTTAAACAACAATGACAAATGGGCTCCTAATGTGGAGACAGCGTTTATCAACGCACTGCAATTAGTTATGAAGAATGGTACTGCCAAGATAAAATTAAAGGATAACAATTACGGTAGAAACGAACTAATCTCGATATACATCAAGAATAAAACCGGTGAGGAAAGATCCAAAAAACAAATCTCTTCTCATATTCAAGtttggaagaaatctaTTGCGAACAAGATTCACAATGATATCCAGACCACAAAGTTTGAGACACAACTACTACATCTCATCGAAAACGGTGCTGAGCAAACTGCAGAGAACTGggaattgtttgaaaacactttcaatgaaattctGGAACAGGAACAAAACAGCATTGAATATTCCAGACATCATCAAAATATGATGCCAACTCAGCTCGGATATATGGGCCAAAATGGGTACATGCTACCGCAACAAAATCTccagcaacaacagcaacaacagcaacaacacTACCATCAGCAACAAGCATATTCTACCATGCCAATACCACACACAGTTTTCGTGCCACAGGGTGCTAGCGTTCCTATATTACCATACCATATCccaatgaagaaagagcCTGCTACACCAATTGAGTTTGCACAGGAATTGTATGGTAGTCTGAAGTCATTCAAATGTGTTCCTGTAAATCCTTATGAACCTTACAAACCTTACCAGTACACATCACAACTTCAACAAGGTGCCATTCAAACGCCACTATCTTCGGGAGTAAATTCTCATCAACCACAGACTCGACCAGGTGTACCACAGGTGTACAGCAATGGTACTGCTGCAGGAACTGCAACCATGAACACTGCGGTCACCTCCGCTTCCCAAATTCCAATCATACAAACCCAACCGCCGCTTTCAGTCTCATCACCTTCAATCCAATCTCTATACCAAGTGGCAAAAGAGGTAGAAaatcaacagaagaagctgaTCGATGAGAGGTACCAGAGACAGAATCTTCAGCAATCACATCACTTACCTCATTTTAGTATCAATCAATCCCCAAACCAAAGCCACCAGTATCAACCCAAGGATCTGCCAAGAAGACACCCAATTTTACCACCAGCTTCACAACTAAACGCAACTCCATCTCCTGTAATCAGTAATATCAATCCCGCCAGATCGTAA
- the MAK21 gene encoding RNA-binding ribosome biosynthesis protein MAK21 (similar to uniprot|Q12176 Saccharomyces cerevisiae YDR060W MAK21 Protein required for large (60S) ribosomal subunit biogenesis involved in nuclear export of pre-ribosomes required for maintenance of dsRNA virus homolog of human CAATT-binding protein), producing the protein MSLDLSKLKEKVSSKLGASKAKDTKPKKSKKQGEKETDVTPAKEETAVTNEELIREALSLGASEKDVQLVDGVDDDASEIEFNEADEEVDDEFKSDFSALLKNMGFDKLPEPEVVEEPTVTEDAGKEEKDIEEEEVEVEEEEEEETVEKEEEPLSPKPAEKKKEDQSDMITQTHIVQSDKLLVPSDLLWYEVPLDPELTREQDPLTKEQIDKLYQRGKEALELDNTNYYEEFTKNSSQRKFMSQILSDGTLNDKISALTLLLQESPLHNIKSLDSLISFCGKKSRNSALQALNALKDLFLNGLLPDRKLKYFKNQNLSMLLNKRTLAILYFEDYLKGLYFKILEIFEKLSHDPIIYVRMQVLTHIFDLLTAKPEQEFNLLKLGVNKLGDIDNKVASKASFKLLKLETQHPNMKSIVVDAVVDIAIRPQADYHTTYYSALTLNQTILKRSEKNLANQLIKTYFTLFEKFLIQTDADNEESKSEIKESDKSYEKKRKKNFKKGKKGGKSVIEEKSAQEVIEEKNTKLFGAILTGLNRAFPFSDMPGSVYEIHLDTLFKITHASNFNTSIQALVLIHQVVVKTNITSDRYYKTLYESLLDPRLVSSSKQGIYLNLLYKSLKDDKDIGRVDAFVKRILQVCAHWLNIGAISGMFFLLIQLSKSLPQIRNVLINSPLDSVYESDDEDSRDKTKEKPGYDSRKRDPKYANAENSSLWEINQFLSHFHPTVQSYAQGFFDGDTQETRELVKPDLGLFTLAHFLDRFVYRNAKQKPTTRGSSIMQPLGGVHTGSLLVKASDTTLHEVPANTENWLSKKVQDIKPDEKFFYQYFSTKTNAIKSTKSGAEDENGTAEFDEESDLDEDEIWDALVKSRPDVEGDEEDSDVEFSEDDFSQDDFGSSSEDVDIDLKDLASSGDEDEASEADLEAEEGEPEDISDFDPEEAKLFEDNLEDEVKSDEDVFYSAADDSSQESDVEDTEQQPPRKKSKKQKLRELPTFASAEDYAQYLNSDEE; encoded by the coding sequence ATGAGTCTtgatttatccaaattgAAGGAGAAAGTGTCCTCCAAATTGGGAGCTTCAAAGGCCAAAGACACTAAGCCTAAGAAGAGTAAGAAGCAGGGCGAAAAAGAGACAGACGTTACTCCAGCTAAAGAGGAAACTGCTGTCACcaatgaagaattgatcCGTGAAGCTCTGTCTCTTGGAGCCTCTGAAAAAGATGTCCAGCTTGTTGATGGTGTTGACGACGATGCCAGTGAGATTGAATTCAATGAAGccgatgaagaagttgatgaCGAGTTTAAGAGCGATTTCAGTGctttattgaagaatatgGGATTCGATAAACTACCTGAACCTGAAGTTGTAGAAGAACCAACAGTTACTGAGGATGCAGgcaaagaagagaaagatattGAAGAGGAGGAGGtagaagttgaagaagaagaagaagaagagacGGTAGAGAAAGAGGAGGAACCACTTAGTCCTAAACCAgcagaaaaaaaaaaggaagatcAATCCGACATGATCACTCAAACTCATATTGTTCAAAGTGATAAATTACTTGTTCCATCAGATTTGTTGTGGTACGAAGTTCCTTTGGACCCTGAATTAACAAGAGAACAGGATCCGCTAACGAAAGAACAGATAGATAAGTTATACCAGCGTGGTAAAGAGGCCTTAGAATTAGATAACACTAATTACTACGAAGAATTTACCAAGAACTCATCTCAACGTAAGTTTATGTCCCAGATCTTAAGCGATGGTACGTTGAACGATAAAATTAGTGCTTTGACTTTATTGCTACAGGAATCTCCATTGCATAATATCAAATCTCttgattctttgatatcCTTTTGCGGGAAGAAGTCAAGAAATTCCGCATTACAAGCTTTGAATGCTCTGAAGGATTTGTTCTTAAATGGTCTGTTACCTGACCGCAAGTTAAAATACTTCAAGAACCAAAACCTTTCCATGCTACTGAATAAGAGAACTTTAGctattttatattttgagGATTACTTGAAGGGtctatatttcaagattttggaaatctttgagaaaTTATCCCATGATCCTATCATCTATGTCAGAATGCAAGTGCTAACACATATCTTTGACCTGCTAACAGCCAAACCAGAACAGGAATTCAACTTGTTGAAACTTGGTGTTAACAAATTAGGTGACATTGATAACAAAGTAGCGTCAAAGGCTTCCttcaaacttttgaaacttGAAACTCAACATCCAAATATGAAATCAATTGTGGTAGACGCTGTTGTCGATATTGCCATAAGGCCTCAAGCTGACTATCATACTACATACTATTCCGCATTGACACTTAATCAAACAATTTTGAAACGCTCCGAGAAGAATCTAGCAAATCAGCTAATCAAGACCTATTTCACTTTATTCGAGAAATTCTTAATCCAAACTGATGCTGATAACGAGGAATCAAAGAGTGAAATCAAGGAATCCGATAAGTCatatgaaaagaagagaaagaagaacttcaaGAAGGGTAAAAAGGGTGGTAAGTCtgtcattgaagaaaaaagtgCTCAAGAAGTTATcgaggaaaaaaataccaaATTATTCGGTGCTATTCTAACTGGTTTGAATCGTGCTTTCCCATTCTCTGATATGCCGGGATCCGTGTACGAGATACATCTTGATACATTGTTCAAGATAACACATGCGTCTAATTTCAACACTTCAATTCAAGCATTAGTATTGATTCACCAGGTTGTCGTGAAGACAAACATCACAAGTGATAGATATTACAAGACATTATACGAATCCCTACTCGACCCAAGATTGGTGTCGTCATCGAAGCAAGGTATTTACTTAAACTTGCTTTacaaatctttgaaagatgataaaGACATTGGAAGAGTGGATGCTTTCGTAAAACGTATATTGCAAGTCTGTGCCCATTGGTTGAACATCGGTGCCATTAGTGGtatgttctttttgttgatacaactttcaaagagtttACCGCAGATCAGAAATGTTCTAATCAACTCACCACTAGACTCTGTTTACGAAtctgatgacgaagatTCCAGGGATAAAACTAAGGAAAAACCTGGTTACGATAGCCGTAAACGTGATCCAAAATATGCCAACGCTGAAAATTCATCGCTTTGGGAGATAAATCAATTCTTGTCCCATTTCCATCCTACTGTGCAGTCGTACGCACAAGGGTTCTTCGACGGTGACACTCAAGAAACAAGAGAGTTAGTCAAACCCGATCTTGGCCTATTCACGTTAGCCCATTTCTTGGATAGATTCGTGTACCGTAACGCCAAGCAAAAGCCAACCACTAGAGGTTCATCTATCATGCAACCTTTGGGAGGTGTACACACTGGTTCGTTATTAGTGAAGGCCAGCGATACCACATTGCACGAAGTACCTGCTAACACGGAGAACTGGTTAAGTAAGAAGGTGCAAGATATCAAGCCAGATGAAAAGTTCTTCTATCAATATTTCTCTACAAAGACTAATGCCATCAAATCTACCAAGTCAGGTGCAGAGGATGAAAACGGTACAGCTGAATTCGACGAGGAAAGCGATTTggacgaagatgaaatttgGGATGCTTTAGTGAAGTCAAGACCTGACGTCGAAGGTGACGAAGAGGACAGCGATGTTGAGTTCAGTGAGGACGATTTCTCACAGGATGATTTCGGATCGTCATCCGAAGATGTCGATATTGATCTCAAAGACCTTGCATCTTCGGGAGACGAAGATGAGGCATCAGAAGCTGATcttgaagctgaagaaggTGAACCAGAAGACATCAGTGACTTCGATCCAGAAGAGGCCaaattgtttgaagataaCCTCGAAGACGAAGTAaaatctgatgaagatgtaTTCTACAGTGCTGCAGACGACTCCTCGCAAGAATCTGATGTGGAAGACACAGAGCAACAACctccaagaaagaaatcaaagaaacaaaaactaCGCGAACTACCAACTTTTGCGTCGGCAGAAGACTACGCCCAATACTTGAACTCAGATGAAGAATAA